One region of Capra hircus breed San Clemente unplaced genomic scaffold, ASM170441v1, whole genome shotgun sequence genomic DNA includes:
- the LOC108634926 gene encoding casein kinase I → MASSSGPEADFLVGGRYKLVREIGCGSFGHVYLAIDLTNHEEVAVKLESQNARQPRLLYEKELYNILQGGVGIPQIRWYGQETDYNVLVMDLLGPSLEDLFNFCSRKFTMKTVLMLADQMISRIEYVHTQNLIHRDIKPDNFLMGTGQQWKKLFLIDFGLAKKYRDKKTGQHIPYRSGKSLTGTPSYASLSAHHGIELSRRDDMESLGYVLMYFNRASLPWQGLKGATMKQKCEKISEMKMTTPVDVLCKGFPVEFAMYLKHCRGLSFEEAPDYTYLRQLFRILFRTLNYQHDYAFDWIVLKQKAEQQAASSSGQGQQAQTPTGKSDKTKSEMKGS, encoded by the coding sequence ATGGCGAGCAGCAGTGGACCCGAGGCCGATTTCCTTGTCGGAGGGAGATATAAACTGGTACGGGAGATCGGGTGTGGCTCTTTTGGGCACGTTTATTTGGCGATAGACCTCACCAACCATGAGGAAGTGGCAGTAAAATTAGAATCACAGAATGCGAGGCAGCCCCGGTTGTTATACGAGAAGGAACTCTATAATATCCTTCAAGGTGGGGTTGGCATCCCCCAGATACGGTGGTATGGTCAGGAAACGGACTATAATGTGCTAGTCATGGATCTTCTGGGACCCAGCCTTGAAGATCTCTTCAATTTCTGTTCAAGAAAGTTTACAATGAAAACTGTACTTATGTTAGCTGATCAGATGATCAGTAGAATCGAATATGTGCATACGCAGAATCTTATACACAGAGACATTAAACCAGATAACTTCCTGATGGGTACTGGGCAGCAGTGGAAGAAGTTATTCCTTATTGATTTTGGTTTGGCCAAGAAGTACAGAGACAAGAAGACAGGGCAACACATACCCTACAGATCCGGTAAAAGTCTCACTGGCACGCCTTCCTATGCTAGCCTCAGTGCCCATCATGGTATTGAACTGAGTCGCCGAGATGACATGGAATCATTAGGATATGTTTTGATGTATTTTAATAGAGCCAGCCTGCCATGGCAAGGACTAAAGGGTGCAACAATGAAGCAAAAATGTGAAAAGATTAGCGAAATGAAGATGACCACACCTGTTGATGTTTTATGTAAGGGATTTCCTGTAGAATTTGCCATGTACTTAAAGCATTGTCGCGGGCTGTCCTTTGAGGAAGCCCCGGATTACACGTACCTGAGGCAGCTCTTCCGCATTCTTTTCAGGACCCTGAATTACCAACATGACTATGCATTTGATTGGATAGTGTTAAAGCAGAAAGCAGAACAGCAGGCTGCCTCTTCAAGTGGGCAGGGTCAGCAGGCCCAAACCCCCACAGGCAAAAGTGACAAAaccaaaagtgaaatgaaaggttCCTAA